A DNA window from Vibrio cidicii contains the following coding sequences:
- the dinB gene encoding DNA polymerase IV → MSERVRKIIHVDMDCFYAAVEMRDNPDYRGRPLAVGGHEKQRGVLSTCNYEARKFGVRSAMPTAQALKLCPSLLVVPGRMQVYVQVSRHIREIFSRYTDLIEPLSLDEAYLDVSDSTQCHGSATLIAQAIRRDIWQELQLTASAGVAPIKFLAKVASDMNKPNGQFVIPPEKVQEVVDKLPLEKIPGVGKVSLEKLHQAGLYRCEDIKNSDYRELLRHFGRLGGSLWKRSHGIDERDVVVERERKSVGVERTFSQNISSYQECWQVIEEKLYPELEKRLQKANPDKAIIKQGIKMKFADFQLTTIEHVHSELDLAYFRQLLQDVLQRQKGREIRLLGLSVMLKPQEQTRQLSFF, encoded by the coding sequence ATGTCAGAACGCGTGAGAAAAATCATTCACGTTGATATGGATTGTTTCTATGCCGCCGTAGAAATGCGCGACAATCCCGATTATCGTGGCCGCCCTTTGGCGGTCGGTGGACATGAAAAGCAGCGAGGGGTACTCAGTACCTGTAATTACGAAGCGCGTAAATTTGGTGTGCGCAGTGCTATGCCAACCGCGCAAGCGCTCAAGCTTTGCCCTTCATTACTGGTGGTGCCGGGAAGGATGCAGGTGTATGTCCAGGTCTCGCGACATATCAGGGAAATCTTCTCCCGCTATACCGACCTTATCGAACCGCTTTCGTTGGACGAAGCGTACCTAGACGTCAGCGACTCAACCCAATGCCATGGTTCTGCCACGTTAATCGCACAAGCGATTCGCCGTGATATCTGGCAGGAACTGCAACTGACAGCATCAGCCGGAGTCGCGCCAATTAAGTTTCTCGCCAAAGTGGCTTCGGACATGAACAAACCCAACGGACAATTTGTTATTCCGCCAGAGAAAGTGCAGGAGGTGGTAGATAAACTGCCGCTGGAAAAGATCCCTGGGGTTGGCAAAGTGAGTCTAGAAAAACTCCATCAAGCCGGTCTCTATCGTTGTGAAGACATTAAAAACAGTGATTATCGCGAGCTGCTACGCCACTTTGGCCGTTTAGGGGGATCGTTGTGGAAACGCAGTCATGGCATTGATGAGCGCGACGTGGTGGTTGAACGTGAACGAAAATCCGTTGGCGTTGAACGCACTTTTAGTCAGAACATCTCCAGTTATCAAGAGTGCTGGCAAGTGATTGAAGAAAAGCTCTACCCCGAGTTGGAAAAGCGTTTGCAAAAAGCCAACCCAGACAAAGCGATTATCAAGCAAGGGATCAAAATGAAATTTGCCGACTTCCAACTCACCACCATTGAACATGTGCACAGTGAGCTGGACTTGGCCTATTTTCGTCAGTTGCTACAAGATGTTCTGCAACGGCAAAAAGGGCGCGAGATTCGCCTGCTTGGGCTGAGCGTGATGCTAAAACCGCAAGAGCAAACGCGGCAACTTAGCTTTTTCTAA
- a CDS encoding DUF2789 domain-containing protein translates to MQLHQHGMTELFEQLGLGSSPGEIDEFINAHRHPRDTKPLHQASFWTQAQASFLREAIEEDPDWAELVDQLDVMLRK, encoded by the coding sequence ATGCAACTTCATCAACACGGCATGACTGAACTGTTTGAACAGTTAGGGCTTGGCAGTTCACCTGGGGAGATAGATGAGTTTATCAACGCTCACCGTCATCCACGCGATACCAAACCACTGCACCAGGCCAGTTTTTGGACCCAAGCTCAAGCGAGTTTTCTGCGTGAAGCGATTGAAGAAGATCCCGATTGGGCGGAGTTGGTCGACCAGTTAGACGTGATGCTGCGCAAATAA